Proteins encoded in a region of the Spiribacter sp. 1M189 genome:
- a CDS encoding replication-associated recombination protein A, producing MIDRSRPLADRMRPRTPAEFVGQTHLLGPGRPLGEALAAGRPHSMVLWGPPGTGKTTLARMVAAAAEAEFLTLSAVMAGVKDIREAAARGRSNREAGRRTLLFVDEVHRFNKAQQDAFLPYIEDGTLLFIGATTENPSFELNNALLSRVRVYVLRTLEADAIGRLIDAAMADAERGLGDQRIALADEARDALTRLADGDARTALSLLEVAADLVGDDGRIELDLIREAAAGGRARFDKGGDAFYDLISALHKSVRGSAPDAALYWYARMLDGGCDPLYIARRVVRMASEDIGNADPRALQVALDAWQAQERLGSPEGELAIAHAISYLAAVPKSNAVYRAFNEAMADAREHGSLDVPVHLRNAPTRLMKSLGYGHAYRYAHDEPNAYAAGESYLPDALAGKRYYRPTDRGLEKRIADRFDWLARLDEAAGKP from the coding sequence ATGATCGATCGGAGCCGTCCGCTGGCGGATCGCATGCGCCCCCGGACGCCGGCGGAGTTCGTGGGGCAGACGCATCTGCTCGGGCCCGGTCGGCCGCTAGGCGAGGCCCTCGCCGCCGGGCGACCCCACTCGATGGTGCTCTGGGGCCCGCCCGGCACGGGCAAGACCACGCTGGCGCGTATGGTCGCCGCCGCGGCGGAGGCGGAGTTCCTGACGCTCTCGGCGGTCATGGCGGGCGTCAAGGATATCCGCGAGGCCGCCGCCCGTGGTCGGAGTAACCGCGAGGCGGGGCGGCGCACGCTGCTGTTCGTGGATGAGGTGCACCGCTTCAATAAGGCCCAGCAGGACGCCTTTCTGCCCTACATCGAGGATGGCACGCTGCTGTTCATCGGCGCGACCACCGAGAACCCGTCCTTTGAGCTGAACAACGCGCTCCTGTCGCGGGTGCGGGTCTATGTCCTGCGCACGCTGGAGGCCGACGCCATCGGTCGGTTGATCGATGCCGCCATGGCGGATGCCGAGCGCGGCCTCGGCGATCAGCGCATCGCGCTGGCCGATGAGGCCCGGGACGCGCTGACACGGCTCGCCGACGGCGACGCCCGGACCGCCCTCAGCCTGCTTGAGGTGGCCGCCGACCTCGTCGGCGATGACGGTCGCATCGAGCTGGATCTGATCCGCGAGGCGGCGGCCGGTGGTCGGGCGCGCTTCGACAAGGGCGGGGATGCGTTCTATGACCTGATTTCCGCCTTGCACAAGTCGGTTCGTGGTTCCGCCCCGGATGCGGCGCTCTACTGGTACGCCCGGATGCTCGACGGTGGCTGTGACCCGCTCTATATCGCCCGACGCGTGGTGCGGATGGCCTCGGAGGATATCGGTAACGCCGATCCGAGGGCGCTGCAGGTGGCGCTGGATGCCTGGCAGGCACAGGAGCGCCTGGGTTCGCCGGAGGGTGAGCTCGCCATCGCCCATGCCATCAGCTACCTGGCCGCCGTTCCCAAGAGCAATGCGGTGTATCGCGCCTTCAATGAAGCGATGGCGGATGCCCGTGAGCACGGCTCGCTGGACGTGCCGGTGCACCTGCGCAACGCGCCGACCCGGCTCATGAAATCGCTCGGTTACGGGCATGCCTACCGCTATGCCCATGACGAGCCGAACGCCTATGCCGCGGGCGAGTCCTATCTGCCCGATGCGCTGGCCGGAAAGCGTTACTATCGACCCACGGACCGCGGACTCGAGAAGCGCATTGCCGATCGATTCGACTGGCTCGCGCGGCTCGATGAGGCGGCCGGGAAGCCTTAG
- the crcB gene encoding fluoride efflux transporter CrcB, with protein sequence MALFGEWAAVAAGGALGALMRHGATMAAAQWLPRGFPWGTLIVNVLGSLLMGIAFVLLVERGLLAPAWRAFFTVGLLGAFTTFSAFSLDALALFGTGATARAVLYVLTSVITCLAAALAGIMLTRNF encoded by the coding sequence ATGGCCTTGTTCGGTGAATGGGCGGCGGTCGCCGCCGGCGGTGCGCTCGGGGCACTCATGCGCCATGGCGCGACCATGGCGGCGGCGCAGTGGCTGCCGCGTGGCTTCCCGTGGGGCACTCTGATCGTCAATGTGCTGGGCAGTCTTCTCATGGGGATCGCCTTCGTCCTGCTGGTGGAGCGCGGCCTGCTCGCGCCTGCCTGGCGGGCCTTCTTCACTGTGGGACTGCTGGGCGCCTTCACCACATTCTCCGCATTTTCGCTGGATGCCCTTGCCCTGTTCGGCACCGGTGCCACGGCAAGGGCAGTGCTCTACGTGCTGACGAGTGTCATTACCTGCCTCGCCGCTGCCCTCGCGGGTATCATGTTGACCCGGAATTTCTAG
- the serS gene encoding serine--tRNA ligase, whose protein sequence is MLDQKALRQDPEAIAERLAHRGHDFDAQRYAALESQRRELQSRTESLQHERNEHSRAIGKAKQAGEDIQPLLDEVASLGDALKSAEAELDAVQSSLRDIHLGLPNLPHESVPPGEDETDNVEIRRWGEPPEFDFRPRDHVELGEALGNGLDFAAGAKLAGSRFVVMRDGIARLHRALAQFMLDVHTAEHGYRETAVPYLVGEEALIGTGQLPKFAEDLFAVENFEPRLHLIPTAEVPLTNLAAGEIIDAEYLPLGYVSHTPCFRSEAGSYGRDTRGMIRQHQFDKVELVQLTRPDDSYAALERLTGHAEQILQRLGLAYRVVTLCGGDMGFAAAKTHDIEVWLPGQSAYREISSCSNTEAFQARRMQARWRNPDTGRPEPLHTLNGSALAVGRCLVAVLENYQQADGRVVIPEALKPYMAGTEWLAP, encoded by the coding sequence ATGCTTGATCAGAAAGCCCTGAGACAGGACCCGGAAGCCATTGCCGAACGGCTGGCGCACCGCGGGCATGACTTCGACGCCCAGCGTTATGCAGCGCTCGAGTCGCAGCGACGCGAACTGCAATCGCGCACCGAATCGCTGCAGCATGAGCGTAACGAGCACTCTCGCGCCATCGGCAAGGCCAAGCAGGCCGGCGAGGACATCCAGCCGCTGCTGGACGAGGTCGCCAGCCTGGGTGACGCACTGAAGTCGGCCGAGGCCGAACTCGATGCGGTGCAGTCGAGTCTGCGCGATATCCACCTGGGGCTGCCGAATCTGCCGCATGAGAGTGTTCCCCCGGGTGAGGACGAGACCGACAATGTCGAAATCCGGCGCTGGGGCGAACCGCCCGAATTCGATTTCCGCCCCCGCGATCACGTCGAGTTGGGTGAGGCGCTGGGCAATGGCCTCGACTTTGCCGCCGGGGCGAAACTCGCGGGCTCGCGTTTCGTTGTCATGCGCGACGGAATCGCACGGCTGCACCGGGCGCTGGCTCAGTTCATGCTGGATGTGCATACCGCTGAGCATGGCTACCGGGAAACCGCCGTCCCCTATCTGGTGGGGGAGGAGGCACTGATCGGCACGGGACAGTTGCCGAAGTTCGCCGAAGACCTCTTCGCCGTCGAGAACTTCGAGCCACGGCTGCATCTCATTCCGACCGCCGAGGTGCCGCTGACCAATCTCGCCGCGGGCGAGATCATCGATGCCGAATACCTGCCGCTCGGTTATGTCAGCCATACCCCGTGCTTCCGCTCCGAGGCCGGATCGTACGGACGCGATACCCGCGGCATGATCCGTCAGCACCAGTTCGACAAGGTCGAGCTGGTCCAACTCACCCGGCCGGATGACTCCTACGCGGCGCTGGAGCGACTCACCGGCCATGCCGAGCAGATCCTCCAGCGCCTCGGGCTTGCCTACCGGGTGGTGACACTCTGCGGCGGGGATATGGGATTTGCGGCGGCCAAGACACATGACATTGAAGTCTGGCTGCCTGGCCAGTCGGCCTATCGCGAGATCTCCTCCTGCAGCAATACCGAGGCCTTTCAGGCACGGCGCATGCAGGCGCGCTGGCGCAACCCCGACACTGGCAGGCCCGAGCCGCTGCACACGCTGAACGGCTCGGCGCTGGCGGTGGGACGATGCCTGGTGGCGGTGCTGGAGAACTACCAGCAGGCCGATGGCCGGGTGGTGATTCCCGAGGCGCTGAAGCCCTACATGGCCGGCACGGAGTGGCTCGCGCCATGA
- a CDS encoding N-acetyltransferase: MNGDVHAAMQAWQAHTVPAEATDHSMLAYRWFGHVRAVLEAESAYLVLMRIETDRDWRGQGEASAVLEWLKDLCDRHGVTLLGQANVDDESGLGQAALLQWYARHGFRIDDTHQGEPLVWYPERPGTPG; the protein is encoded by the coding sequence ATGAACGGCGATGTCCATGCCGCCATGCAGGCCTGGCAGGCGCATACCGTGCCCGCCGAGGCGACCGACCACTCGATGCTGGCCTATCGCTGGTTCGGACATGTCCGGGCCGTGCTCGAGGCCGAGTCCGCCTATCTGGTGCTCATGCGCATCGAGACGGATCGCGACTGGCGGGGTCAGGGGGAGGCGAGCGCCGTTCTGGAGTGGCTGAAGGACCTCTGCGATCGCCATGGCGTCACATTGCTCGGCCAGGCCAACGTCGATGATGAGTCCGGCCTGGGCCAGGCGGCGCTGTTGCAGTGGTATGCCCGCCATGGCTTTCGCATCGACGACACCCACCAGGGCGAGCCGCTGGTCTGGTATCCGGAGCGGCCAGGAACGCCGGGGTAG
- a CDS encoding 7-cyano-7-deazaguanine/7-aminomethyl-7-deazaguanine transporter — MKTITPAQYRRALFWLAGAHITIIAASNYLVQLPISLFGLHTTWGAFSFPFIFLATDLTVRTFGKVAARRIIFFAMGPALLISYLLGVLFQQGSFQGADALLSLNTFVGRIAAASFMAYALGQLLDIHIFDRLRQSARWWVAPAVSTLFGNLADTVAFFAIAFYNSPDPFMATHWPEIAAVDYASKILISAVLFLPAYGLLLAWLQRRVLGPDGRIALAPAPR; from the coding sequence ATGAAAACCATCACTCCCGCACAGTACCGGCGCGCCCTGTTCTGGCTGGCAGGTGCGCACATCACCATCATCGCCGCCAGCAACTATCTGGTGCAGCTGCCGATCTCGCTCTTCGGCCTGCATACCACCTGGGGCGCGTTCTCTTTCCCGTTCATTTTCCTGGCGACGGACCTGACCGTGCGCACCTTCGGCAAGGTCGCAGCGCGGCGGATCATTTTCTTCGCCATGGGCCCGGCGCTGCTGATCTCCTATCTGCTCGGCGTGCTCTTCCAGCAGGGCAGTTTCCAGGGCGCCGATGCGCTACTCAGCCTCAACACCTTTGTCGGGCGCATTGCCGCCGCCAGCTTCATGGCCTACGCGCTGGGCCAGCTGCTCGATATCCATATCTTCGATCGGTTGCGTCAGTCGGCACGCTGGTGGGTCGCACCGGCGGTCTCCACACTGTTCGGGAATCTGGCCGACACCGTGGCATTTTTCGCCATCGCGTTCTATAACAGTCCTGACCCGTTCATGGCGACGCACTGGCCGGAGATCGCGGCGGTGGACTATGCCTCGAAGATCCTGATTTCCGCGGTGCTTTTCCTGCCTGCCTACGGCCTGCTACTGGCCTGGCTGCAGCGCCGCGTGCTGGGTCCGGACGGTCGCATCGCGCTGGCGCCGGCGCCGCGCTAG
- a CDS encoding MATE family efflux transporter, which produces MGAEYSSPDTGVGPARARRRVWALAWPLIVSNITVPLLGLVDTAVVGHLPDNRYLGGVTLGATLFSFLYWGFGFLRMGTTGLTAQALGRDDTDDVIRLLGQSLMLAFLIGMALIALHPLLIPLGLHLLDGSAAVTAEADIYARVRIASAPAVLANYALIGWFLGRGYSRVTLLLMVINNSVNIVLDLVFVMGLGMTTAGVALASVIADYVTLASGVGLALMAWHGWGWRRVPGVFVNIAGYGRLLSVNFALFIRTLCLLFAFAFFHSRGAQLGDVTLAANAVLLQFVLLASYGLDGFAHATESLVGQRIGAADQPGFRSVVRAATEWSLVTAGAASLGFALGGGALIDLLTDLPAVRETAGRFLPWMVAMPLLAVGSYLLDGLFIGATRTRAMRDTMIAAVVLFYLPVWWLAQPLGNHGLWLAFVSFTVARSLLLGAVFWRAWRRRSWFAAAQSA; this is translated from the coding sequence ATGGGCGCAGAGTATAGCAGCCCCGACACCGGGGTTGGCCCCGCCCGGGCCCGACGCCGGGTCTGGGCGCTCGCCTGGCCGTTGATCGTCTCCAACATCACCGTCCCGCTGCTGGGACTGGTGGACACGGCCGTGGTGGGACACCTGCCGGACAACCGCTATCTGGGCGGCGTGACGCTGGGAGCGACCCTGTTCAGTTTCCTCTACTGGGGGTTCGGCTTCCTGCGCATGGGCACCACCGGGCTCACGGCCCAGGCGCTGGGGCGTGATGATACCGACGACGTCATCCGGCTGCTGGGTCAGAGCCTGATGCTCGCCTTTCTGATCGGCATGGCCCTGATTGCCCTGCATCCCCTGCTGATCCCGCTGGGTCTTCACCTGCTGGATGGCAGCGCGGCCGTGACCGCCGAGGCCGACATCTATGCCCGCGTCCGCATTGCCAGTGCCCCCGCCGTGCTCGCCAACTATGCGCTCATCGGCTGGTTTCTGGGCCGGGGCTACAGCCGGGTCACGCTGCTGCTGATGGTGATCAACAACAGCGTCAACATCGTCCTGGATCTTGTCTTCGTGATGGGCCTGGGGATGACCACGGCGGGCGTCGCTCTCGCCAGTGTGATCGCCGACTACGTGACCCTTGCGAGCGGCGTCGGTCTCGCGCTGATGGCCTGGCATGGCTGGGGGTGGCGTCGCGTGCCTGGCGTTTTCGTCAATATCGCTGGCTATGGGCGTCTGCTGTCAGTGAACTTCGCGCTTTTCATTCGTACCCTGTGCCTGCTTTTCGCCTTTGCATTCTTTCACTCCCGGGGTGCCCAGCTCGGTGACGTCACCCTGGCTGCCAATGCGGTGCTGCTCCAGTTTGTCCTGCTGGCGTCCTACGGGCTGGACGGTTTTGCCCATGCCACCGAATCTTTGGTCGGTCAGCGTATCGGCGCGGCCGATCAGCCCGGCTTTCGGTCGGTGGTGCGGGCGGCCACGGAGTGGTCGCTGGTCACCGCCGGTGCCGCAAGCCTGGGGTTTGCTCTGGGGGGCGGGGCGTTGATCGACCTGCTGACTGATCTGCCAGCGGTCCGCGAGACGGCCGGTCGTTTTCTCCCCTGGATGGTGGCCATGCCGCTACTGGCCGTGGGGAGTTACCTGCTGGACGGCCTGTTCATTGGTGCGACCCGCACGCGCGCCATGCGGGACACCATGATCGCCGCGGTGGTGCTGTTCTATCTGCCGGTCTGGTGGCTGGCGCAGCCGCTGGGCAACCACGGGCTGTGGCTGGCATTCGTCAGCTTCACCGTGGCCCGCAGCCTGTTGCTGGGTGCGGTGTTCTGGCGCGCCTGGCGCCGTCGCAGCTGGTTTGCGGCGGCTCAGTCGGCCTAG
- the hisC gene encoding histidinol-phosphate transaminase produces the protein MSYQRDNVRRMAGYTPGEQPTDTGVIKLNTNENPWPPSPAVMSALTAITAEALRRYPSPTAASFLAEAARLHGVGADQLVATNGGDELLRLAITTFVPPGAPIGVAEPSYSLYPVLAAIHDSPVQTVELETDWSLPADFASRMNAAGVPLTLLVNPHAPSGRLLDADAIGAIAAALDGVLLVDEAYVDFTDPGHDVVGLIQRHDNLMILRTLSKGYSLAGLRLGYGIGPSALIEPIARKTRDSYSVDAVADALGAAALGDQPAAQASWEAVREERTRVIDALRGRGFAIPDSQANFCLARVPNRAGRSAEALYRGLKDRGILVRHFATPRLADCLRITIGTPEQNNALLSSLDALLTG, from the coding sequence ATGAGTTACCAACGCGACAACGTCCGCCGGATGGCCGGCTATACGCCGGGTGAGCAACCCACCGATACCGGGGTCATCAAGCTCAACACCAATGAGAACCCCTGGCCGCCCTCCCCGGCGGTGATGTCGGCGCTGACGGCCATCACAGCGGAGGCGCTGCGCCGCTATCCCTCGCCAACCGCCGCCAGCTTTCTGGCGGAGGCCGCCCGACTTCACGGCGTAGGAGCAGATCAGCTTGTCGCCACCAACGGCGGTGATGAGCTGCTGCGGCTCGCCATCACCACGTTCGTCCCGCCGGGTGCGCCCATTGGCGTTGCCGAGCCAAGCTATTCGCTCTACCCGGTGCTGGCGGCCATCCATGACAGCCCGGTGCAGACGGTGGAACTGGAGACGGACTGGTCCCTGCCCGCGGATTTCGCCTCGCGCATGAATGCCGCCGGCGTTCCCCTCACCCTGCTCGTCAACCCCCATGCCCCCAGCGGGCGACTGCTGGATGCCGATGCCATCGGCGCCATTGCGGCGGCCCTGGACGGTGTCCTGCTGGTGGACGAGGCCTATGTGGACTTTACCGACCCCGGCCATGATGTCGTCGGCCTCATCCAGCGGCACGACAACCTGATGATCCTGCGCACCCTCTCCAAGGGATACTCCCTGGCCGGTCTGCGTCTGGGCTATGGCATCGGTCCATCGGCGCTGATCGAGCCCATCGCGCGAAAGACGCGTGACAGCTACAGCGTCGACGCCGTGGCCGACGCCCTGGGCGCCGCCGCGCTCGGCGATCAGCCGGCCGCCCAGGCGAGTTGGGAGGCGGTCAGAGAGGAGCGCACACGCGTCATTGACGCACTGCGTGGACGCGGTTTCGCGATTCCGGACAGCCAGGCCAATTTCTGTCTGGCGCGGGTCCCGAATCGGGCCGGCCGGTCGGCGGAGGCCCTCTATCGTGGCCTCAAGGACCGCGGCATCCTGGTCCGGCATTTCGCCACGCCAAGGCTTGCCGACTGCCTGCGCATCACCATTGGCACCCCCGAGCAGAACAACGCGCTGCTGAGCAGTCTCGACGCGCTGCTCACCGGCTAG
- a CDS encoding ABC transporter permease, which translates to MAVSARSLPPFARIALAARRAGLWPVMMAVIALFVALPVLTVLGHVFVPAPDIWSHLASTVLPRYLLNTAGLAVGVGVGVLVMGVGTAWLVVMCRFPGQRIFEWALLLPLAVPTYVIAYAYTDFLQFSGPLQTLLRDTFGWGAGDYWFPPVRSLGGAIVLLSLVLYPYVYLLTRAAFLEQSVCVLEVGRTLGRGPWKLFGTIAVPLARPAIAGGAALALMETLNEFGAVQFFAVDTFTTGIYRTWFGLGERTAAAQLAGVLLLFVLVLLLLERVSRGKAQFFHTSSRYRELPQYELAGLRRWLAVLGCGLPVVLGFLIPAVLLLEMSVTAGDQQFGWSFIPYVFNSISLSTIAALAAVGLAVLLSYGVRLAPSPLTQAAVRVSAMGYAIPGAVIAVGILIPLGWMDQQLYALLRGEFGWNVGLLLTGTGFALVYAYLVRFLAVSYNAVQASLTKVTPSMDAASRTLGKTAGGTLRRVHAPIMRGSLLGAGILVFVDVMKELPATIILRPFDFTTLAVRSYELASDERLSQSSTASLAIVLVGIVPVILLSRAMRRSRPGYSDAGG; encoded by the coding sequence TTGGCTGTCTCCGCTCGTTCCCTGCCGCCCTTCGCCCGCATCGCCCTCGCGGCCCGTCGCGCCGGTCTGTGGCCGGTGATGATGGCGGTGATCGCGCTGTTCGTCGCGCTCCCGGTGCTGACGGTTCTCGGGCATGTTTTCGTGCCGGCGCCGGATATCTGGTCGCACCTCGCCAGTACGGTCCTGCCGCGCTACCTCCTGAACACGGCGGGCCTGGCGGTGGGTGTCGGCGTCGGCGTGCTGGTCATGGGCGTGGGAACGGCCTGGCTGGTGGTGATGTGTCGCTTCCCGGGTCAGCGCATCTTCGAGTGGGCCCTGTTGCTGCCCCTGGCGGTGCCGACCTATGTCATCGCCTACGCCTACACGGATTTCCTGCAGTTCTCGGGGCCGCTGCAGACCCTGCTCAGGGACACCTTCGGCTGGGGTGCCGGCGACTACTGGTTTCCACCCGTCCGCTCGCTGGGCGGTGCCATCGTGCTGCTCTCCCTGGTGCTCTACCCGTATGTCTATCTGCTGACGCGGGCGGCATTCCTCGAGCAGTCGGTCTGTGTGCTGGAGGTGGGTCGCACCCTCGGGCGGGGGCCCTGGAAGCTATTTGGCACCATCGCCGTGCCGCTGGCCCGGCCGGCGATTGCCGGTGGCGCGGCGCTGGCGCTCATGGAAACCCTCAATGAATTCGGTGCGGTGCAGTTCTTTGCCGTGGATACCTTCACCACCGGCATTTACCGGACCTGGTTCGGTCTCGGCGAGCGCACGGCGGCGGCCCAGCTCGCCGGGGTGTTGCTGCTGTTCGTCCTGGTGCTATTGCTGCTGGAGCGGGTCTCGCGGGGCAAGGCGCAGTTCTTCCATACGTCCAGCCGCTACCGCGAGTTGCCTCAGTACGAGCTCGCCGGGTTGCGCCGCTGGCTGGCGGTGCTGGGCTGCGGACTGCCCGTGGTGCTGGGTTTCCTGATTCCGGCGGTGCTGCTCCTTGAGATGAGCGTGACCGCGGGTGACCAGCAGTTTGGCTGGTCGTTCATTCCCTATGTGTTCAACAGCATCAGCCTGTCGACCATTGCCGCGCTGGCGGCCGTGGGGCTGGCGGTGCTGCTCTCCTATGGCGTGCGGCTGGCGCCATCGCCCCTCACCCAGGCCGCGGTGCGGGTCTCCGCCATGGGCTATGCCATTCCCGGGGCGGTGATCGCGGTGGGTATCCTGATCCCGCTGGGCTGGATGGATCAGCAGCTCTACGCATTGCTCCGCGGCGAGTTCGGCTGGAATGTGGGGCTGTTACTCACCGGCACCGGCTTTGCGCTGGTCTACGCCTACCTAGTGCGTTTTCTGGCGGTGTCCTACAACGCCGTGCAGGCGAGTCTCACCAAGGTGACGCCGAGCATGGACGCCGCCTCGCGGACGCTCGGCAAGACCGCCGGGGGTACCTTGCGGCGGGTGCATGCGCCGATCATGCGCGGCAGTCTCCTGGGCGCGGGCATCCTGGTGTTCGTGGACGTGATGAAAGAGCTGCCGGCCACCATCATCCTGCGGCCGTTTGATTTCACCACACTGGCGGTCCGCTCCTACGAGCTGGCCTCCGATGAGCGGCTCAGCCAGTCGTCGACCGCGTCACTGGCCATCGTGCTGGTGGGGATCGTGCCAGTGATTCTGCTCAGCCGGGCAATGCGGCGGTCGCGGCCCGGTTACAGCGACGCCGGCGGCTGA
- a CDS encoding ABC transporter ATP-binding protein: MRAEQQSLVSRFPAGGVAAVQAPCPAPAGEALELEEISHDFETVTAADDINLSVEPEELLCLLGPSGCGKTTLLRFAAGLERPQQGRVRIGNQLMSDSGSSIWTPPEQRHVGLVFQDAVLFPHLSVLDNVGFGLPKVSAREREQRSRALLAQLGLAPFAESFPHVLSGGQQQRVALARALAPSPRIMLLDEPFSGLDARLRDRIRDDTLHLLKRNGTATLLVTHDPEEALFMADRIAVMRDGRIVQQGNPTDIYCNPQDPFVVRFFGDVNEVRGIVADGRVDTPVGPVDASHLAEGTAVQVLIRPEALQVERRAGPRDHSGSHVLMSRLLGGASFIHLCVHQGNDEFHMHAHMPGVFLPERDDPINIHLDASQTFVFPI, encoded by the coding sequence ATGAGGGCAGAGCAACAGAGCCTGGTTTCGCGGTTCCCCGCCGGCGGTGTCGCCGCCGTGCAGGCGCCATGTCCGGCACCCGCCGGCGAGGCGCTTGAGCTGGAGGAAATCAGCCACGATTTCGAGACCGTCACGGCGGCGGATGACATCAACCTGAGCGTCGAGCCCGAGGAGCTGCTCTGTCTGCTCGGCCCCTCGGGCTGCGGCAAGACGACCCTGCTGCGCTTCGCTGCCGGCCTGGAACGCCCCCAGCAGGGGCGCGTCCGCATCGGCAATCAGCTGATGTCGGACTCCGGCTCCAGCATCTGGACGCCCCCCGAGCAGCGCCATGTCGGATTGGTTTTCCAGGACGCGGTGCTGTTTCCGCATCTGAGCGTGCTCGACAACGTCGGCTTCGGGCTGCCGAAGGTATCGGCAAGGGAGCGGGAGCAGCGCTCGCGGGCCCTGCTGGCACAGCTGGGACTGGCCCCGTTTGCGGAGAGCTTTCCCCATGTGCTCTCGGGTGGACAGCAGCAGCGCGTCGCGCTGGCCCGCGCACTGGCGCCCTCGCCGCGGATCATGCTGCTGGACGAACCGTTCTCGGGTCTCGATGCCAGGCTGCGCGACCGGATTCGCGATGACACGCTGCATCTGCTCAAGCGCAATGGCACCGCGACGCTGCTGGTCACCCATGACCCGGAAGAGGCCCTTTTCATGGCCGATCGCATCGCCGTGATGCGGGACGGACGCATCGTCCAGCAGGGCAATCCCACCGACATCTACTGCAATCCGCAGGACCCGTTCGTCGTGCGCTTTTTCGGTGACGTCAACGAGGTGCGCGGGATCGTGGCCGATGGTCGCGTGGACACACCGGTGGGGCCAGTGGACGCCAGCCACCTCGCGGAAGGAACCGCCGTTCAGGTGCTGATCCGCCCCGAGGCCCTTCAGGTGGAACGCCGCGCCGGACCACGCGACCACAGCGGCAGTCATGTACTGATGTCACGCCTGCTCGGTGGCGCCAGCTTCATCCACCTCTGCGTCCACCAGGGCAATGACGAGTTCCATATGCATGCCCACATGCCCGGCGTCTTTCTGCCGGAGCGGGACGACCCGATCAATATCCACCTCGACGCCAGCCAGACCTTCGTCTTCCCGATCTGA
- a CDS encoding Fe(3+) ABC transporter substrate-binding protein yields MAKMTRGAALLLGVGLAAGASVAGAQTLNLYTARHYDSDEQLYNAFEERTGIEVNILQGDSDQLIERIEREGEASPADVFMTVDAARLRRAEEAGILAPVESEVLMERIPSELRHPDDLWFGLSERVRIVYYDTEVYDEPPLERYEELADPRFEGEVCIRSSNNDYNQSLVASLIEANGVEATEEWAGGLVDNMARTPQGGDTDQIRAVAAGECSIAVGNHYYWVRLSLSDDPADQAVADRVGMIFPNQAGRGTHRNIGGAAMVAGAPHPEAAREFLEFLVSDEAQKLFSAGNNEFPAVEGVDPVAVLEPYVGYELDDLNVAVLGENNAEAVRLMDRAGWR; encoded by the coding sequence ATGGCGAAGATGACCCGCGGGGCGGCGCTGCTGCTGGGAGTGGGACTGGCAGCCGGGGCCAGCGTGGCCGGTGCGCAGACGCTGAATCTCTACACCGCCCGTCACTACGACTCCGATGAGCAGCTCTATAACGCCTTTGAGGAGCGCACGGGCATTGAGGTCAATATCCTCCAGGGCGATTCGGATCAGCTGATCGAACGTATCGAGCGCGAGGGCGAGGCGAGTCCCGCGGACGTCTTCATGACCGTCGACGCCGCGCGTCTGCGGCGGGCCGAGGAGGCGGGCATCCTCGCACCGGTGGAATCCGAGGTGCTCATGGAGCGGATTCCTTCGGAACTGCGGCATCCCGACGATCTCTGGTTCGGACTGAGCGAGCGGGTGCGCATCGTCTACTACGACACCGAGGTCTATGACGAGCCGCCGCTGGAGCGCTATGAGGAGCTCGCCGATCCCCGCTTCGAGGGCGAGGTCTGCATCCGCTCCTCCAACAACGATTACAACCAGTCGCTGGTGGCCTCGCTGATCGAGGCCAACGGTGTCGAGGCCACCGAGGAATGGGCTGGGGGACTGGTCGATAATATGGCCCGCACGCCCCAGGGCGGCGATACGGACCAGATCCGCGCCGTGGCAGCGGGTGAGTGCAGTATTGCGGTCGGCAATCACTACTATTGGGTGCGGCTGTCCCTATCCGATGATCCGGCGGATCAGGCCGTGGCCGATCGTGTGGGCATGATCTTCCCCAACCAGGCGGGTCGGGGAACCCATCGGAACATCGGTGGTGCCGCCATGGTGGCCGGTGCGCCGCATCCCGAGGCGGCCCGTGAGTTCCTCGAGTTCCTGGTCTCGGACGAGGCTCAGAAGCTCTTCTCTGCGGGGAATAACGAATTTCCGGCGGTTGAGGGCGTCGATCCAGTCGCGGTTCTGGAGCCCTATGTGGGTTATGAGCTGGATGATCTCAACGTCGCCGTCCTCGGCGAGAACAATGCTGAGGCCGTGCGCTTGATGGATCGGGCCGGCTGGCGTTAA